A window of the Caldalkalibacillus salinus genome harbors these coding sequences:
- a CDS encoding thioredoxin: MLPELREQDYEEKVQNADLPVVLKFTADW; the protein is encoded by the coding sequence ATGCTACCAGAATTACGTGAGCAAGATTATGAGGAAAAAGTACAGAACGCTGATTTACCCGTTGTACTTAAATTTACAGCAGACTGGTGA
- a CDS encoding S66 peptidase family protein, with product MPIRPPILQRGDTIGLVTPGSPLEANIINERAQTLTDMGFNVLLGRYVYAFEGIVATSAQRRAEDLMNMFLEPTVKMILPTRGGTGVQTILPFLNYQVISSNPKIITGYSDITVLINAIYQFSDLITFHSLMLRDFAPQTPPYNFNQFFEATSTLTAPRVIENPPDMRLNSLIPGNVTGPIVGGNITSVVNTIGTPFEIDTLGKILFLEDINAPTNTLLRYFTQLAMSGKLDDCLGIIMGECTNCLVSYGTTYEDLINDFIVPLGKPLMTNLATAHGTYKAAIPIGATVNLDTVNNRLTVLEPTVSLMDV from the coding sequence ATGCCGATAAGACCACCAATTTTGCAAAGGGGAGACACGATCGGGTTAGTCACGCCTGGGAGTCCCCTTGAAGCGAATATTATTAATGAAAGAGCCCAAACCTTAACCGATATGGGTTTCAACGTTCTGCTTGGTCGTTATGTCTATGCATTCGAAGGCATCGTTGCAACTTCAGCGCAACGAAGAGCTGAAGATCTCATGAACATGTTTCTAGAACCCACAGTGAAAATGATATTACCCACTCGCGGAGGGACGGGAGTACAAACGATACTTCCCTTTTTGAATTATCAAGTCATATCGTCAAATCCAAAAATTATAACAGGTTATAGCGATATCACTGTTTTGATAAATGCTATATATCAGTTTAGTGATCTCATCACTTTCCATAGCTTGATGCTCAGAGACTTTGCGCCTCAAACTCCGCCATACAACTTTAATCAGTTTTTTGAAGCCACTTCTACACTAACAGCACCAAGAGTGATAGAAAATCCACCAGATATGCGTTTAAACAGTCTGATACCAGGAAATGTGACGGGCCCCATAGTGGGTGGAAATATCACATCTGTCGTCAATACGATTGGAACACCGTTCGAGATTGACACATTGGGTAAAATCCTTTTCTTAGAGGATATCAATGCCCCAACAAACACGCTATTGAGATATTTTACACAGTTAGCGATGTCAGGTAAACTCGACGATTGTTTAGGGATTATTATGGGAGAGTGTACTAATTGTCTCGTTTCTTACGGCACAACATATGAAGACCTCATTAACGATTTTATAGTGCCTTTAGGAAAGCCACTGATGACAAACCTGGCGACAGCACATGGTACATATAAAGCCGCTATCCCTATAGGAGCGACGGTCAACTTGGATACAGTTAATAATCGCTTGACTGTTCTTGAGCCCACTGTGAGCTTGATGGATGTTTGA
- the thpD gene encoding ectoine hydroxylase, which produces MVVDLYPSRNSTEVQLMERKDPIIHGSSEQDGPLSKADLLSYEEKGYILFETFFSSDDVIMMKEELQQEMENNKYNHQDDVIREPESDEIRSVFEVHKRNDFMKRLSQDRRLVSIAQQLLGSQVYMTQSRINFKPGFKGKEFYWHSDFETWHVEDGMPRMRAVSCSIILTDNYEHNGPLMLIPGSHKWFVSCAGQTPKDNFKQSLKKQELGVPDHDSLKWLVDQAGGQIDRATGPAGSVLFFECNTMHGSSGNMSPFPRSNVFFVYNSIENKLTQPFSGGKPRPEFLANRQQIKPIEPQENDMTKQTVQLT; this is translated from the coding sequence ATGGTAGTAGATTTATATCCCTCAAGAAACAGCACTGAAGTACAATTGATGGAGAGAAAAGATCCAATCATCCATGGAAGCTCCGAACAGGATGGTCCCTTAAGCAAGGCTGACCTTTTAAGTTACGAGGAGAAAGGCTATATCCTATTTGAAACGTTTTTCTCTAGTGACGATGTCATAATGATGAAAGAAGAACTACAACAAGAGATGGAGAACAACAAATATAACCATCAAGATGATGTCATTCGTGAGCCGGAAAGTGATGAGATACGCTCTGTCTTTGAAGTACACAAGAGAAATGATTTTATGAAGCGGCTTTCACAGGATCGTCGTCTTGTTTCTATTGCCCAACAACTTTTGGGTAGTCAAGTATACATGACGCAATCTCGTATTAATTTTAAGCCCGGATTTAAAGGGAAAGAATTCTACTGGCATTCAGATTTCGAAACTTGGCATGTAGAAGACGGGATGCCACGTATGAGAGCTGTGAGTTGCTCCATCATTTTAACGGATAATTATGAGCATAACGGTCCGCTCATGTTAATTCCTGGATCACATAAATGGTTCGTATCATGTGCTGGTCAAACACCAAAAGATAACTTCAAACAGTCTTTGAAAAAACAAGAGCTTGGGGTACCAGACCATGACAGTCTCAAATGGCTCGTAGACCAAGCAGGAGGCCAAATTGATCGCGCAACCGGGCCAGCAGGTTCTGTTTTATTTTTTGAATGTAATACGATGCACGGTTCAAGTGGAAACATGTCCCCATTCCCTCGTAGTAACGTATTTTTCGTTTATAACAGTATTGAAAATAAACTGACCCAACCATTCTCAGGTGGAAAGCCGAGACCTGAATTTTTAGCGAATAGACAGCAGATTAAACCGATCGAGCCTCAAGAGAATGATATGACTAAGCAGACGGTACAATTGACCTAA
- a CDS encoding sn-glycerol-1-phosphate dehydrogenase gives MNSIINHLSSLAESCHCGYDHHKLTVEKVVIEPHAIKHMAEFCKGKGMGQVVLVADERTYAAAGQLVKDALDSEGIISQTCMLPGDQNGDVVADEAAIVHVLMDVPANASAVVAIGAGTIHDIVRVVSYKMNKPFIAVPTAPSVDGFNSMGAPLIIKNQKITYQTQAPIAVFADVNVLKEAPQNMVASGFGDMLGKYTSLVDWRFGHLVAGEPYCPVVADITKKALASCVKNVGRIAERDEEGIEILTSALMMSGFAMSIFGRSHPASGAEHHLSHYWEMAFLKDGKRPVLHGAKVAVSSLLVTHLYKTESAAIFSDRTALEHLCKEEPAIKKNIKDNLKEINELFDTIPTASQLEEMLVQVRADISPDDLGIGQNLVQHSLKEAHTIRERFTFLHFLNEYVNQVSTAH, from the coding sequence ATGAATAGTATCATCAATCATTTATCTTCATTGGCGGAGAGTTGTCATTGTGGTTACGATCATCATAAGCTGACTGTCGAAAAGGTGGTCATCGAACCACATGCCATTAAACACATGGCCGAGTTTTGTAAGGGGAAAGGCATGGGACAGGTGGTATTAGTTGCCGATGAACGAACTTATGCCGCCGCTGGACAGTTGGTAAAAGATGCGCTCGATTCGGAAGGGATCATATCTCAAACGTGTATGTTGCCTGGGGATCAGAATGGTGATGTTGTGGCAGATGAAGCGGCCATTGTACATGTGTTAATGGACGTCCCAGCTAATGCATCTGCTGTAGTAGCCATAGGGGCTGGTACCATACATGATATCGTGCGTGTCGTCAGTTACAAGATGAATAAGCCGTTCATCGCCGTTCCTACGGCACCTTCAGTTGACGGATTTAATTCTATGGGCGCACCTCTGATCATCAAAAATCAAAAGATAACGTATCAGACACAAGCACCCATCGCCGTTTTTGCCGATGTGAACGTATTGAAGGAAGCCCCTCAGAATATGGTAGCGTCCGGATTCGGTGACATGCTTGGTAAGTATACGTCACTCGTGGACTGGCGTTTTGGGCATCTCGTTGCAGGCGAACCTTATTGCCCAGTTGTGGCTGATATCACAAAAAAAGCTTTAGCGTCATGTGTGAAAAACGTCGGTCGTATTGCCGAGCGTGATGAAGAGGGCATCGAAATCTTGACGTCGGCTCTTATGATGTCGGGGTTTGCCATGTCAATATTCGGCCGTTCTCACCCTGCCTCTGGCGCAGAGCATCACCTATCACACTATTGGGAAATGGCTTTTTTAAAGGATGGCAAGCGTCCTGTGCTACACGGAGCAAAAGTAGCCGTCTCAAGTCTCTTGGTTACCCATTTATATAAAACTGAAAGTGCGGCCATTTTCTCAGACCGTACAGCCTTAGAACACTTATGTAAGGAAGAGCCAGCGATTAAGAAAAATATAAAAGACAATCTAAAGGAGATTAATGAACTCTTTGATACCATTCCTACAGCCTCGCAATTAGAGGAAATGCTCGTGCAAGTACGTGCCGACATATCACCAGATGACTTAGGAATTGGTCAAAATCTCGTACAACACAGCCTCAAAGAAGCACATACCATCAGAGAGCGTTTCACTTTCCTACATTTTCTAAACGAGTATGTCAATCAAGTGAGCACGGCCCACTAA
- a CDS encoding HAD family hydrolase, with the protein MSYDQAYFFDLDDTLYDQLRPFVVAIEKTNINIDTPYSQLFHDVRRASDRLWEAYENKKMSLEELRVQRLIHAFHKHGYELSVKQAQDIQDRYEEQQGLISLFEGAMTCLQVLVKRHQCVGLITNGPVAHQMRKIRTLKLDTIIPPSQIFISDAIGIAKPDPRIFEYVQDALRLSADRCVYVGDTWANDVEPALKAGWTSIWYNHRRRETESAYRPHDTIYDFEALRSKLEAEQEV; encoded by the coding sequence ATGTCGTACGATCAAGCTTATTTCTTTGATTTAGACGATACGCTCTATGATCAGTTAAGACCCTTTGTTGTAGCGATTGAAAAAACAAATATAAATATTGACACTCCATATAGTCAATTGTTCCATGACGTCAGAAGGGCGAGTGATCGGTTATGGGAAGCGTATGAGAATAAAAAGATGAGTCTCGAAGAACTAAGGGTGCAAAGATTGATCCATGCTTTTCACAAGCACGGATACGAACTCTCAGTCAAACAGGCTCAGGACATACAAGATCGATACGAGGAGCAACAGGGCCTCATCTCCTTGTTTGAAGGGGCTATGACTTGTCTACAGGTGTTAGTCAAACGGCATCAATGTGTAGGGCTAATCACCAATGGTCCTGTTGCACATCAAATGAGAAAGATTCGTACGTTAAAATTAGATACCATCATACCCCCAAGCCAGATCTTTATTTCGGATGCTATTGGCATAGCCAAGCCCGACCCTCGTATATTTGAATATGTACAGGATGCACTAAGATTATCAGCTGATCGTTGCGTCTACGTCGGCGACACTTGGGCTAACGACGTAGAGCCTGCATTAAAAGCTGGCTGGACAAGCATTTGGTATAACCATCGTCGACGTGAGACAGAGTCAGCCTATCGTCCCCATGATACTATCTATGATTTTGAAGCATTACGCTCTAAGCTAGAGGCTGAGCAAGAGGTGTAA
- a CDS encoding ABC transporter substrate-binding protein, translated as MKKHLISLMVVVVLAIILTSCGQGETEADSTRLIGEEHEGATELLFWTFQELHINFFESAIIRWNEEHPDRPIALKAETYPYDNMHNNLLLSLQSGKGAPDLVDIELGRFPNFLQGEPQLEPMNEYVEPLLDQFVSSRFDVYAKDGVYYGLPTHVGATVMYYNQAIMDEAGVDIDQIETWEDYVEAGKQVVANTDAVMTTVETNDYWAYWPMLKQQGSDFFDANGQVTLDHNTNIDTLQFLQDLIYDHEIAMLTPGGDHHAEEYYGFMNDEGAASVMMPMWYMGRFTDYMEDLNGKMRIRPLPRWEEGGDRSAGAGGTGTVVTNQSEHADLAKEFLAFAKLSEQGNIDLWRVLGFDPPRWDVWDSPEMLEDNQYYEYFNDDIFDILLEMRDEIESIHINEHNPLVQQQLTINVLNNVLRQRSQSPEEALKEAADEIRDLQQNN; from the coding sequence ATGAAAAAACATTTAATAAGCCTTATGGTGGTCGTTGTATTAGCCATCATTCTGACGTCATGTGGTCAAGGCGAGACTGAAGCTGACAGCACAAGGTTGATCGGAGAGGAGCATGAGGGAGCAACAGAACTTTTATTCTGGACCTTTCAAGAACTTCACATCAACTTTTTTGAAAGCGCTATTATTCGCTGGAATGAAGAGCATCCAGACCGTCCTATCGCACTGAAAGCTGAAACTTATCCGTACGATAATATGCATAATAATCTGTTGCTATCTTTGCAATCGGGAAAAGGTGCACCCGACCTTGTAGACATTGAGCTGGGGCGTTTTCCAAACTTTCTCCAAGGGGAGCCTCAATTAGAACCGATGAATGAATACGTTGAACCTCTTCTGGATCAATTTGTATCTTCACGATTTGATGTTTACGCCAAAGACGGGGTGTATTATGGGTTACCGACACATGTCGGGGCCACAGTGATGTATTATAACCAGGCCATCATGGATGAAGCGGGTGTCGATATTGATCAGATTGAGACCTGGGAGGACTACGTCGAGGCCGGTAAACAAGTGGTGGCTAACACTGATGCTGTTATGACAACAGTCGAAACCAATGACTACTGGGCTTATTGGCCTATGCTTAAGCAGCAAGGTTCGGACTTCTTTGACGCAAATGGTCAAGTCACTCTAGATCACAACACGAACATTGACACATTACAGTTTTTACAAGATCTCATTTATGATCATGAAATCGCTATGTTAACGCCCGGTGGAGACCATCACGCTGAAGAGTATTACGGATTTATGAACGATGAAGGTGCCGCTTCAGTGATGATGCCAATGTGGTATATGGGTCGGTTTACGGATTACATGGAGGATCTAAACGGTAAAATGCGTATTCGCCCCTTACCACGGTGGGAAGAGGGGGGCGATCGTTCCGCTGGTGCTGGTGGTACAGGTACAGTGGTGACAAACCAAAGCGAACATGCCGATCTGGCAAAAGAATTCTTAGCTTTTGCTAAGCTATCAGAGCAAGGTAACATCGACCTTTGGCGAGTATTAGGGTTTGACCCACCTCGTTGGGATGTGTGGGACAGTCCTGAAATGTTAGAAGACAATCAGTACTATGAATACTTTAACGATGATATTTTTGACATTCTACTAGAAATGAGAGATGAAATAGAGTCTATTCATATCAATGAACATAATCCTCTCGTCCAACAGCAATTAACAATAAATGTGTTAAATAATGTGCTGCGCCAGCGTTCTCAAAGCCCTGAAGAAGCATTAAAAGAAGCCGCAGATGAGATCAGAGATCTGCAACAAAATAACTAA
- the araD gene encoding L-ribulose-5-phosphate 4-epimerase, with protein sequence MLEALKESVCKANLALPQYGLVTFTWGNVSGIDRENGLVVIKPSGVEYSDLKNEDMVVVDLKGNVVEGDLKPSSDTPTHLALYREFEDIGGIVHTHSTCATSWAQAGEDIPILGTTQADYFYGDVPCTREMTDDEINGDYELETGRVIVETFHSSSLDPLQIPGVLVHSHAPFTWGKDAEEAVYHAVVLEEVAQMAWRTKSIKPQVSRMNQTLLDRHFLRKHGANAYYGQK encoded by the coding sequence ATGTTAGAGGCGTTAAAAGAAAGCGTATGCAAAGCAAATCTAGCACTACCTCAATATGGACTGGTCACTTTTACTTGGGGAAATGTCAGTGGCATTGATCGAGAAAATGGATTAGTGGTGATTAAACCCAGTGGGGTTGAATATTCAGACCTCAAAAACGAGGATATGGTTGTCGTTGATTTAAAGGGGAATGTGGTTGAGGGGGATCTGAAGCCCTCCTCGGATACACCTACGCATTTGGCACTCTATCGTGAATTCGAAGATATTGGCGGTATCGTACATACGCACTCAACATGTGCGACGAGTTGGGCACAGGCTGGGGAGGACATTCCAATCCTAGGTACAACACAAGCTGATTATTTTTACGGTGATGTGCCTTGTACAAGAGAAATGACTGATGACGAAATTAACGGTGACTATGAGCTTGAAACGGGTCGTGTCATCGTTGAGACCTTCCACTCTTCTTCCTTAGATCCACTACAAATTCCGGGTGTCCTTGTTCATTCTCATGCGCCTTTCACATGGGGAAAGGACGCTGAGGAGGCTGTATATCATGCCGTTGTGTTAGAGGAAGTGGCCCAAATGGCTTGGCGCACGAAAAGCATTAAGCCTCAGGTCTCACGGATGAACCAAACGCTATTAGATCGTCACTTTTTACGCAAACATGGTGCAAACGCCTATTACGGGCAAAAGTAG